GGGCAAGCTTTTTATTAAATTTATAGCGTCCGACTTTCGCCAGATCATAACGTCTCGGGTCAAAGAACATGCTGGTGATAAGACTCTCCGCGCTGTCCACCGCAAGCGGCTCGCCCGGACGGATCTTCTTGTAAAGCTCCAGCAGTCCTTCCTGATAGTTTGTCGCGGCATCCTTTTCAAAGCTGGCAAGGATCTTGGGCTCCTCGCCAAACAGATCCACGATCTCAGGATTTGTACCGATCCCCAGAGCACGCACCAAAACGGTGATCGGCACCTTTCTCGTTCTGTCTACACGCACATAAAAAACGTCATTGGAATCAGTTTCGTACTCCAGCCATGCACCACGGTTTGGGATCACCGTAGATGAATACAGTTTCTTACCTACTTTATCATGCGCGATCGCATAGTAGATTCCGGGTGAACGTACTAACTGGCTGACAATTACACGTTCCGCCCCATTGATAACGAACGTTCCTGTACTTGTCATCAGCGGCAGGTCACCCATAAAGATTTCATGCTCATTGATTTCATCGGTTTCCTTGTTGTGAAGACGTACTCTTACTTTCAAAGGTGCCGCATATGTCGCGTCACGTTCTTTGCATTCTTCGATCGTGTACTTCACATCATCCTCGCACAATGTAAAATCAACAAATTCCAGACTCAGATGGCCGCTGTAGTCGGCGATCGGTGAAATATCATCAAATACTTCTTTTAATCCTTCATCCAGAAACCACTGGTAGGAATCTTTCTGGACTTCGATCAGATTAGGCATCTGAAGAACTTCTTTTTGTCTGGAATAGCTCATGCGTGAACTTTTTCCGCTTTTGATAGGACGAATTCTGTTTTTCTCCATATTGACGTTTCACTCCTCATATATTTTTTGGGCGGGCTACGAGTTGCCCATAACATACTGCTGATTCAGTGAAACCGCTTTATTCAAGCCATTTCACGCGATATCATGGCATAACTTTCCACAATAGCGCATTTTTTACTATAGCACATAGAATTTGAGCTTGTCAACCAAAAACTGTAAAAAAAGCGGCAATGCGCTGATTTTAACCCACATTACCGCTTCTTAAGCCGGCCCCTCCGGGAACCGGACCGGCCGAATCACTTTCTTCCTTATATAAATGGCATGCTGTAAAATGCCCTTTCTCCACTTCCCGAAGCTTTGGTTCCTCATACCTGCACAGTTCCATTGCCCTTGGGCACCTGCCAAAGAATGGGCATCCGCTTCCCGGACCGATCGGACTTGGCAGTTCTCCCTCCAGAGGAATCCGTTTTTTTCCCGCCTCGGCTTCAGGATCCGGGATCGGGACCGCCGAGAGAAGCGCCTGTGTATACGGATGCTTTGGATTCCTGCAGAGCACGTCCGCCCCGGCGGTCTCGACGATTTTACCAAGATACATGACAGCGGTGCGGTCGGATATATATTTGACCATCGAAAGGTCATGCGCGATAAACATATACGTAAGTCCCCGCTCCTTCTGCAGCTTAATGAGCAGATTGACGATCTGTGCCTGGATGGAGACATCGAGCGCCGATATCGGCTCATCACAGACGAGAAGCTCCGGCTCTACCGCCAGCGCCCTTGCGATCCCGATCCTCTGACGCTGCCCGCCCGAGAACTCATGGACATACCGGTCCATATGTCCGGCCAAAAGCCCGACAGTCGTGAGCAGTTCCTTTATCCTATCCGCGCACTGCCTCCCGCTGTCCGCCATTTTATGGGCAAGCATTCCCTCTGCTATGATATCCCTGACTTTCATCCTCGGATCAAGAGAAGCATAGGGATCCTGAAATATCATCTGCACTTCTTTTGTAAACCTTTGCCGCTCTTTCCCTCTCAGACCGCTAACGTTCCTTCCTTTATACAGCACTTCCCCCTCTGTGGCATCGTATATCCCCATGCACGTTCTTGCGCACGTTGTCTTTCCGCAGCCGGATTCCCCTACGATGCCGAGCGTCTCGCCTTTACGGATACAGAACGATACATCGTCCACCGCTTTCAGTATCCCGTTTTTCCCTGTTTTAAAATATTTCTTTAAATGTCTCACTTCCAGCAAACGCTCTTCCATGATCGTATACATCCGCCTTTCTTCTATTCTCTCCTGCTTTGCGCCATCGGATGGTACAGCCAGCAACTGGCGCGGTGTCCCCGTCCTAACGTATAAGCCGGGGGATTCCTGTGTCCGCAAAGGCACATGGCGCTTTCGCAGCGCTCATAAAAGGGGCAGCCCTCCGGCGGATGGATGCTGTCAGGCGGAGCTCCTTCCACAGGTGTCAGCTCCTGTTCCCCCATATCAAGCCTCGGCACCGCCTTCAGAAGCGCCTTCGTATACGGATGCCCCGGATGATAGAAGATATCCGAAGCCGTCCCCTCCTCCACCACTTCCCCTGCGTACATCACAATGATCTTATCCGCCATATCAGCCACAATGCCAAGATCATGCGTGATCAGAAGAACCGTCGTATTCCGTTCACTCTGCAGTTTCTTGAGCAATTGGATAATATCGGCCTGGATGGTGACGTCAAGCGCCGTCGTCGGTTCGTCCGCTATGACGATCTTCGGGCCGCACACAAGGGCGGCCGCGATCATGACCCGCTGCCGCATTCCTCCTGAAAACTCATGAGGATACTGATGCATCCGCTTCCCGGGTTCGGGTATTCCGACCATTCCAAGCATGTTTTCCGCTTCCGTCCACGCCTGCTTTCTGTCGGCGCTCCCATGCAGGAGCACGTTTTCCGCTATCTGCCTCCCGATCTTCATCGTCGGATTGAGCGCCGCCAGCGCATCCTGAAATATAATAGAACATTCCGCGCCCCTGTATGCCCGCCACTCTTTTTCCGTGTAGTCAAGAATATCCTTTCCCTTATACCAGATATGACTGTCTGCCTTGATCTCTCCGGGCGGTGTCTGTATAAGGCCCATTATGCTCCTTGCCGTGACAGATTTCCCGCAGCCGGATTCCCCTACGACAGCCAGCGTCCCTCCTTCATCCGCAGTGAAAGACACTCCTCTTACTGCCTGTACCTCTCCGGCGTAACTATGATATGAAACGCGCAGGTTCTCCACCTCTAACAGTTTGCTCATCTTGCCACCTCTACTTCGTTAATTTCGGGTCCAATGCGTGCTGCAGCATGTCGCCCAGTATGTTAAAGCACAGAACCGTCACAAGGATCAATACACCCGGCACGACAGCCAGAAGCGGCTCATGCAGAATATACTTCTGTGCGTTCTGAAGCATGCTGCCCCACGATGACATGGGAAGCTGCACCCCGTAACCAAGGAAACTAAGCGCGGACTCGTCCAGGATAGCCCTTGCGATACTGATACTTGCCGATACGATGATCTGCGAAGACATATTCGGAATAATATGTCTCATGATGATCCTGACGTCGCTGACGCCAAGACATTTGGCGGCGATCACAAAATCTCTCTGCTTAAGGCTCAGCGTTTCAGCCCTCACGACCCTGGCCACACTCGTCCATGAAAAGAATGCCAGCATGAGCACAAGTACCGGAAGACTTGGCTGTATAAATGCGTAGATGACGATAATAAACAGCAGATTCGGTATGGAAAGAAAGATATCCACGATCCGCATGAGGACTGTGTCCGTGTTCCCACCCACGTAGCCGCTCACGGTGCCGAGCAGCGTGCCGGCGAGAACAGATACGGCCATGGCCGCGAAACCGACCGCCAGCGACACTCTTCCACCGTACAGCGCCCTCGTGAGCGTATCTCTGCCCAGGTCGTCCGTACCGAGCAGATGTCCCGGCCCGGGTCCCTGCAGCGCATTTTGAATATCCAGCGCGTCCGGGTCATATGGAGACAGCGGCGCCAATACGGCGGACAGCAGAATAAGAAGCAGCGCCGCGATGCACACGGACGCAAGCCTGTTCTCCTTCAGAAGATACTTTATGCCGTAAAATGAATTTCTGCTGCGAAAATCATCTTTTCTGCCCCTCTCTTTCGGGGCGGGACGGAAGTCTTCCTCCGTAAATACCGCTTCACCGTTTTGAACCATACTTTTATCCATGGCGCACCTCATTTCCCCGCTTGATCCGCGGGTCCGCAATACCATAGAGAATGTCTGCCAGGAAATTCCCGATGAGCAGTATCGTACAGGACAGCATGATAATTCCCATGATCATCGGATAGTCCCTGTTGTTGATCGCGGTCATACAGAGCGTTCCAAGGCCCGGCCAGCCAAATACAGACTCCACGATAAAGGAGCCCGTGATGAGCGTGCCGAAGTTCATGCCCGTTATCGTGATAACCGGAAGAAGACAGTTTTTCAGGACATGGCGCCTTAATATCCACTGCTTTGACGCTCCTTTTGACGCTGCCGTCATCACATATTCTTCCTCCAGCTGGCTGATCGTATTGGACCTTATATAGCGCACGAACACTGCCATATTATTGAACGCAAGCACGACCGCAGGGAGCGCTCCATGCCAAATGACATCAGCCGCGGAGTTTACTCCCATCGTCCGCATTCCTGAGCTTGGAAACAGCCCCAGTCTTAACGAAAACACAATGATGAGCAGCAGTGCGAACCAGAACGAAGGAAGCGAGATGCCGACGTAGCTGAACCCGCTTATTATATTGTCTATCCATTTATTCTTGTGTGTCCCTGCCGCCAGTCCAAGCGGTATCGCCAGGACGAGCGACAACAGGAGCGCGGCGCCCATAAGGCCCGCAGTCCCGGGCAGGCGCTCCAGAATCTGCGGGCGGACCGGAAGGAAATTATTTAACGATATTCCCCAGTCGCCGGTCAGTGTCTTTCCCGCCCAGCTCACATACTGATGCACGACATTTCCCGTGAGCCCCAGGTCTTCCCTCAGCGTATTCAGCTGCTCCTCCGACATCTTAAAGCTTGATTTTCCGGGCGACGTGTACATGTAGAGAGGGTCGCCGGGCGCAAAATAGATGATGGCAAAGGCAAACATGGATACAAGTACAAACACGAGGGCCATCTGCAGTATACGTTTTAATAAATATCTCTTCATCGGTCTCTACTTAAAGCTCAGCTTAGTATAATCTTCAAATACGGGGTTCGTCTGCAGCTCGTCCGCCCCCTCAAGGCTGCTGGACGTCGCGAACACATAATTCGGATATGCGATCGGGTAAATGGACATATCTTCCACCGCTTTTTCCTGCAGTTCTTTGTAGATTCCTGCCCGCTCTTTGTCATCTGCCGCGGAGCGTCCCTGCTTCCACAAGTCAAGCTGATCTTCGCTCACCTCCAGATTTATGCCCCACGTTCCGTCAAACATGCCTGATATGACTTCGTCCGGATCTCCGAACGCACCGTATCCGTTAAAGTACAGATCATAGTCTGACGCATCTCCGAATACGCGGTCAAAAAATCCGTTGGACTCCATACCCTCTACTTCCAGACGGATCCCTACATCCTTAAGCTGCTGCTGTACAATGAGGGCCGTCTCTTTCATGAATGCTCTGTCCTGGTTATATACAAGCTTCAGCGTCTTTCCGTCGAGCCCCGTCTCCTTCACGAGCTTCTCTGCTTTGCCGGTATCCTGTTCATATCCCTTGATATCCTTATCATGGTACTGCGTTGCATTGCTGAATATGGTATTCGCAGCCGTTCCCATATCCGCGCCGTATGCGCCTTTTACGATCTCTTCCCCATCCAGCGCCGCATAAATGGCTTCTTTTACTTTCGGGTCTGAAAATGTATCGCTGAATTTATTGCATGCAAGATAATTGACACGTCCCTCCGGGAAAGTATGCACTGTGATATCTTTATCTCCTTCATACATATCTGCCGCCGCCTGGCTGGATACTTCCATGAAGTTGATCTCCCCTTTCTGAAGGGCAACTTCCTGGGCGCTCGTATCAGGTATGACCTTGTACACAACTTTATCGATGGCAGGTCTGTCCCCATAGTAGTCGTCAAACCGTTCCAGCTCCAGACATTCGCCGTTCTTAAATTCCTTCACCTTATATGGTCCTGAACCGATCCCCTTCAGGTTCGCCTCGGAATTTGCCTTGATGTCTGTGTCATTGCCGTACACATGCGCCGGAAGGAGCGGCAGCGTTCCCAGTATCGTCACATAGGACGCCGAAGGCTCAGGCAGCGTGATCTCTACTGTCAAGTCATCTGCTTTCTTATAGCTCACCGGTCTGTCACCGATATATACCGCATTGGCATAACCGGCTCCATTGTCAGGGTCCGCATTGACATCGAGTGAAAAAATGACGTCGTCCGCTGTGATCGGTTCTCCGTCGTGCCATTTCAGATCCTCTTTCAGCTTCAGTGTGACAGTCTTTCCATCATCCGACAGTTCCACACTGTCCGCAAGATAATACCGTGTCTCTGAATCGGTCTTCATGTAGAGCTCGTCGTACACTGCGCCGAGCATGAGCCAGCCCTCTTTCATCGTCTCCAGATGCTTGTTCAGATTGGTGACTGAGGACGACACTCCCATCACAAGTTCATTTTTACCTGATGTCTTTTTATCCGGTTCGGAAGTCCCGGCCTTTTCCCTGCCGCCGCATCCAGCGAGCATAACCGCCGCCATTGCCAGACAAAGCAGACCACTCCATGATCTCTTTTTCATATTCTCCTCCTTGTGCTTTGTTGTTCTTCTTTTTTCGTCTTCTGTTATTGTTCCCTCAGTTGACAGAGGCGTATACAACATGTGCATTATATGGGCCGGTTTTTTTGCTGTCAATTTAAGCTTTTATTATTTTAACGCAGTAAATTTGTTATTTATTTTTAATTTTACTTCTTTTTAACTGTTATTTTGTCTTTTTATTTTTATATATTCTTTTTGATTGATTTTGTAAGGAAAATATTCTGTATATATTGATAATTAATTTCTATATCCATATTCACATATAAAAAATATCTATAGAATTTACATATAATTTTATTGTATATATTTTCCAATTCATATATTTTGTCTATGATTTTGCAGTTTTTTTATAAAAAAAGAGCCCTGTGGCATTGGGCGGCCCCCAATAAAGAAGTATTGTTACAGCGAGCGGCATAGTCATTTTGGCTATGCCGTTTTGCTGTTTGTTTCGTT
This is a stretch of genomic DNA from [Clostridium] hylemonae DSM 15053. It encodes these proteins:
- a CDS encoding ABC transporter permease gives rise to the protein MDKSMVQNGEAVFTEEDFRPAPKERGRKDDFRSRNSFYGIKYLLKENRLASVCIAALLLILLSAVLAPLSPYDPDALDIQNALQGPGPGHLLGTDDLGRDTLTRALYGGRVSLAVGFAAMAVSVLAGTLLGTVSGYVGGNTDTVLMRIVDIFLSIPNLLFIIVIYAFIQPSLPVLVLMLAFFSWTSVARVVRAETLSLKQRDFVIAAKCLGVSDVRIIMRHIIPNMSSQIIVSASISIARAILDESALSFLGYGVQLPMSSWGSMLQNAQKYILHEPLLAVVPGVLILVTVLCFNILGDMLQHALDPKLTK
- a CDS encoding ABC transporter permease; its protein translation is MKRYLLKRILQMALVFVLVSMFAFAIIYFAPGDPLYMYTSPGKSSFKMSEEQLNTLREDLGLTGNVVHQYVSWAGKTLTGDWGISLNNFLPVRPQILERLPGTAGLMGAALLLSLVLAIPLGLAAGTHKNKWIDNIISGFSYVGISLPSFWFALLLIIVFSLRLGLFPSSGMRTMGVNSAADVIWHGALPAVVLAFNNMAVFVRYIRSNTISQLEEEYVMTAASKGASKQWILRRHVLKNCLLPVITITGMNFGTLITGSFIVESVFGWPGLGTLCMTAINNRDYPMIMGIIMLSCTILLIGNFLADILYGIADPRIKRGNEVRHG
- a CDS encoding ABC transporter substrate-binding protein, with the protein product MKKRSWSGLLCLAMAAVMLAGCGGREKAGTSEPDKKTSGKNELVMGVSSSVTNLNKHLETMKEGWLMLGAVYDELYMKTDSETRYYLADSVELSDDGKTVTLKLKEDLKWHDGEPITADDVIFSLDVNADPDNGAGYANAVYIGDRPVSYKKADDLTVEITLPEPSASYVTILGTLPLLPAHVYGNDTDIKANSEANLKGIGSGPYKVKEFKNGECLELERFDDYYGDRPAIDKVVYKVIPDTSAQEVALQKGEINFMEVSSQAAADMYEGDKDITVHTFPEGRVNYLACNKFSDTFSDPKVKEAIYAALDGEEIVKGAYGADMGTAANTIFSNATQYHDKDIKGYEQDTGKAEKLVKETGLDGKTLKLVYNQDRAFMKETALIVQQQLKDVGIRLEVEGMESNGFFDRVFGDASDYDLYFNGYGAFGDPDEVISGMFDGTWGINLEVSEDQLDLWKQGRSAADDKERAGIYKELQEKAVEDMSIYPIAYPNYVFATSSSLEGADELQTNPVFEDYTKLSFK
- a CDS encoding ABC transporter ATP-binding protein, with amino-acid sequence MSKLLEVENLRVSYHSYAGEVQAVRGVSFTADEGGTLAVVGESGCGKSVTARSIMGLIQTPPGEIKADSHIWYKGKDILDYTEKEWRAYRGAECSIIFQDALAALNPTMKIGRQIAENVLLHGSADRKQAWTEAENMLGMVGIPEPGKRMHQYPHEFSGGMRQRVMIAAALVCGPKIVIADEPTTALDVTIQADIIQLLKKLQSERNTTVLLITHDLGIVADMADKIIVMYAGEVVEEGTASDIFYHPGHPYTKALLKAVPRLDMGEQELTPVEGAPPDSIHPPEGCPFYERCESAMCLCGHRNPPAYTLGRGHRASCWLYHPMAQSRRE
- a CDS encoding ABC transporter ATP-binding protein; this encodes MEERLLEVRHLKKYFKTGKNGILKAVDDVSFCIRKGETLGIVGESGCGKTTCARTCMGIYDATEGEVLYKGRNVSGLRGKERQRFTKEVQMIFQDPYASLDPRMKVRDIIAEGMLAHKMADSGRQCADRIKELLTTVGLLAGHMDRYVHEFSGGQRQRIGIARALAVEPELLVCDEPISALDVSIQAQIVNLLIKLQKERGLTYMFIAHDLSMVKYISDRTAVMYLGKIVETAGADVLCRNPKHPYTQALLSAVPIPDPEAEAGKKRIPLEGELPSPIGPGSGCPFFGRCPRAMELCRYEEPKLREVEKGHFTACHLYKEESDSAGPVPGGAGLRSGNVG